tggagcacaagaaaagctaaaagatggggttgaagacagaaaaggCCAGTTccacaatgaataaaaaactttatgcacatttcatgtacagtAAATTATCTTACATTAGGGAtatctcagcatttattaaacaagaaaaataagccaaatctatgcttgacaagtgtgagttttcacaattccttatgacgAATAATTTTCTAGTCTAACTatcgagattctaagtaactggagactTAACTTTTTTTGTACTTCACatagatcataaaccattgaaattgtttgagaaatgaaaacattattgtgctttttatccagaaaaaccgcAGCTCCCCTGTTtacttgtattttgtttatagggcagtcttgccGGGATCATTATGGCGGACACGTTGACATATCGCTTTGAACGGTTGAACGGTATGAACGTAGACCAACAGCTATTTTCACAGCAGCACAAATGAGGGTAGATAATTTTCCAAGTTCATAACTTTCATGTGTGGATCAAGGATGGATTTTAAACTAATGTATGTtgtcattcatttaaatgtgtctttggtgtttaaaATTAAGaggtaataaagttaatagggCCCTGGGAAAAACGAGTCCTGACTACATAAAACCTTTGGAAAATtttacttaatgtgtgttaacagaatGTTGAATTGAGGAACATATGACCCTAGGAACATAGGAGTGACCCCGTCataaatagctagctaacagcTCCATTAAATAAAGTGGTGTTTCCctgaagagaagaaaaacatactAGCTAACAACTAAACAAGCTAGCTATTTATCTCTCTAAGCATGTTTTACACAAAGTGATTGGTTGCAGTAACCAAATATTATCTACATAACTTTACTAACACTGTAACTTGGATACAGACTTTGATAGTCTTTTTTGAACAATCTTTTTGGTCTATATTTTATACGGTATGTTAATGAGGAAACTATTAAGTAGTGCCAGCCACGGGATCTCAGAAAGCAGTTCTAACTACATTAACCACTGCTTGCCtgccaatgaaaaaaaacatgatttctccagattttttacatttaataaacagcTTTCTTAAAAGGAAATTGCTTCAGATTGCATTGCCCTCTGGGTAAGTAGTGCCCCTGAAATAAAGTAATGGATCTTCCTTAACGATATCAATGAAAAACTGAGTTTCTTTCACTATATTTCGTATTTATACTGAAAGGTGTTAATGGttgttctgacatgattttgaGTCTTGAATGCACCCCATGTgtaaggtcaaaggtcatctgCAGCAAAAACAGCCAGACACAGTGCATATTAGAGGTCTTCACTAGAAGCTAAGCCAAATCGCTAAGGTAGGGTAAGGAAagaaaggggggaggggggatgtAAAAGTATTATTCTTCCCATTAGACACATTATCGTCAaatccaaaattattggcaccgttCAATAGGATGGGCAAAACGGAATTCACGCTACAACCAACATTAAATACAAACAAGAGAAATGACTTACCTTGCAACTTAcctttttatgaaaaaaaaatcaaataataagAATTTATCTTTTAAACAGTTCTATTTTGTCTTAAAATGTGGCGAAATTCAACTATGACACATATGAGGTTGTTCACATGTAAAATCTATCACCTTGGGACACtttcaacacaaaacacaaagcacttGACCTTGTATGTATTATTCATTCCTTTTAAGATatacattttccacatttttataACGGGTGCCAGTAATTCAGGAGCCGACTACAGGAGACTTTGtccaaaataaaagaaatacaaaactttacaataaaatatcttaaataatcACTTGTCATTATTTCGccattgttattttgtttgaagatatAAACTTACTTAATTAGCATCCCCTGATTGGGCAATAGCTCCAGCTGGACCCGCCCGCCTTCTGTCGTACGGAGGTACGCGAACTCTTCCAACATATCGATGTCTGGGATGGTAGTCAAGGGGATTAATAACACTAAAACAAGAAGATTACATAAGTGTATAGAACCTGCACTTGTCCAACACTGTAGCTAAGCTATGGTcaaatttttttgcatttagtaAAGCGTGGTATATCATTCTGAagtaaagaagaaagaaagtaaagacAAAGATGCCTTGGTGTTACACTTGCTTTCAtacttgatgtttttttctccaaaggAAGTGCTACCTGGAGCACCTTTTTGTGCTgacatggaaaaacaaaacaaaaaacagctgtAACCTCAAGAATGCTCTTACCACTCCTAGCTAGTATGGGTAGGCATGTGAGGATAACTGCTTTTGTTGGATGATATATTGTCCCAAAAATAATTGCGATACAATAATTACAAtagtcattttaagaccattttaagccactgatataattataatttttactTACATATATCCAAACCTCGAATTATATTTGAATTCTTTCAAGACGTTATTGACGTCAGTGAGGGGAAAATACTAGCGGACAGTAAATTTTTGTATAATCAACAGTCCACAAGGGGgcacaatgaataaatacaaacaaaacagcgctgtgttttattgtttactaCAAAGAATAAACCTGGCTGTTAACaaagtgcatttatttttaaactaaaatgcataaaattattaAACCAACAGATTTAACCTAGGCTCTCGGGCCAGTTCCAATGTTAACTGTCTCACTGTTTTCAGTCATAGTCTGTTTTCAGTCATTTTGTCTTCTGAAGTaaatatcctttaaatttaGTCAGTATTTCGTCATGACATACTTATTCATTTTACTCAACTGAATATTAGTCGACGAGAAAAtgcaaaattaaaccaaatattgaCACATTTTATATACTAATTTAAACACGCATCAACAAAAACGTGAAAACTGCCCTTgctgtgaaaatctgatctcCTGAAATAACGTTACAATGAGTACACTACTGTAATACAAtactgtgaattctttatgctttagttattcaATGTCCGTGTTTTAGTGCGTTGCAATGGAAAGAGCGTATTCACAACGTGACTTACCGGTCACTTGTGCATTCGCTTGGGACGTTCGTTagtatgtaaacaaacacgcatGGAAACACAATGGGTGATATCGAGATCAGCAAAAATGATCAAGGTCATGTCCATATAATCGTACGATAAGTCGATAACGTAATTATCGTGACAGGACTAAGTCTTAGCTAACTATCTAGTCTAGATTGCTACCTAGGTTAGATTTGTTATCATCAATCATAAATGAAATAAGGATTGGCTCAACCACATGGTGATGAGGAGGTTGTTTGCTTGCACTGTAGCCTTAGAGGCAGAAAATCAAGCGAATTTCCTTTCTTGTGAGACTTCACTGTTTGTAGCTACAGTTAAAGTGGACTTCCCTCTACATACCATGCCATACCATGCATAGTCTGAATGCATGCTTGCTCTGTTCATACAACAATGAATCACTAATTAGTGGTCATTTTAGCACACTGTGAAGGATACTGGTGACGTAGTTGAAGAAGTTCTCGTACTGAAAACTCCCCTGATCACAAATTTTGTCCACTGCCTTCAAGAACAGAGTCTCTCCCTGTGGCCAATCATGCTGCAGGAGGACGATCACATGACCTAGAGACAGGTCATCTCTGTTGCCCTCGGTGAACGCTCGCAACTAAAAACAGACAGTTGAAGATTCAAAGCAAGAACATTCAATGCTAATTTCTATATCATTTCTAATCTAGCTGTGaagtgggatgatgatggtgagtgaataatattgtgtgtgcatgtatgtatttaCTTTGAAGCAGGCCAGCATGAGCTGCAGACAGAAGGGCAGAATGTCTTTGCTAGTGCAGGGAATAAGCCTCAAGTCATTGCCTACAAGCAGGAAACAGAGTTTTAAATCCACGTCCTATTTACTTCATAGAGCGCTACACTATTTGCGATTCATGTCCAAAACCCACAGTGAAGAATACACTAAATATGATTGTAAAATTGAATCAGAAGGCTCCACCTGAATATATGACTATAGTACTATGCAATGTAACTAGTAATGTATTCAGGGTTGAATACAGTATTcaggctgtattcagagttgagttaagtACTcgtagtgaggatttaatattgAAATTTAGATCTTAGAGATAACTACGGAGATTTGTCTGAGAATTGCACGCAACAATGAACTATAGACGTataatgcaaaatataaataataattcatatcaaaatattattaataaataatatttgtaataattaataatattaataataaataatatttgtaatataaattCAGGTCTATTTAACCATCAGTATATTGgcaatataataattatttttctttttaaattgtctctttgtttaatgttacattgcattacatttgacagcaaagtaACTGTGATCTGGTTCCTCAGtccgcattttctatccctgatttgttttcatgtttccGTGTGTTTAGAGGCAGTAGTCTAGATgctaatcaaaaaaaaaaaaactgtctcagacagttttattgaagaaaaatcGGACAACATCGGAGGTGACAACTACAGACAGGTGATTTGCGCGATTTGAACAGACTCATCTAGGATAGACGCACCTTTCTTGGCTTTGTTTCTTCCTCGGTTCTGCTCCTCGCTGGACTTTGTTGCCTCCTGATTTTGAGGTACCAGACCACTTACAACCTCCAACAGCTTCTCACAGGCCAACTAGGGAAATCAAacacaacccacacacacatacacacacacacacacacacacacaggcatacaaatacacaaatcaACATCAATCAATGCAGGAAACTGCACATGATgcatcagtctgtgtgtgtactAATAAGatgtttgctgtgtgtgtgaccaTGTTACCCGGTACTCCCCAAGTGCGTAGTGACAGGATGCTTGCTGAATTAAGGCTCTGTGTGTCTCCAAGCTGGAGGCTGATGGATGTGTGTTCTGGCTCTGCTGGGGCTGAAGAGACGACAGCTGCATTAGACTGGACAGAGCTTTCCTGTAGTGACCctgaaacacatacacacacacacacacacacacacacacacacaaataattacatatagaaatgtaacattatataatgacaattatgtattatattataatacaacataatgtaatatatgtaCTATAAATAGAAATATGGGGGAAATTTGTGGTATCtggctctcacacacacaaaaatttgACAACGCCAACCTTCTTCACTAAGGTTTGCCCTTTATGAGGAATTTCCATTACAAATCCTTCCATGTAGTATTTACACCACTCATCTCTAAAGAAGTATATTTTGGCAAAGGCCAACAAAATATTTGCTAATAAGTTTTAAATCATACCCATGCACCAATTAACCCCACACTAATGAGCACATACCTGATACATGATCATATCGGTGAGAAATATCCGGAACCAAAGCCAGCTTTCAGTCTTCCATGCTGCGCAGATCTTGTTgtactctgcaaaaaaaaaataaataaatcactagcTCAGGCACCAAGGAAACAATTTTCAGTTGTTTATTGGTAACCGCCTGTTGGACGAGAAAGTTTAGTAGGTATAATTAATGACCAATAACGTATCTCTATGTGAGGTTAAATTGCTTAGGCGTGTAATTTTGCAGTCAACCAAAACATGAGACTGGGCAAGCACTTTCAAGCTTTATCTTGCCTGATGGCTAATAAATGTATGATTTGTTCAACCCAGACGGTGCACTACAGAAGGCGGCTGATAGTggattttgcagatttttaccgataccgataaccaagtTGGGCAGTGCccgccgataaccgattaattaACCAATGctgaaagaaaacagaacactcaaagtaaaatattgctgaattttaccaaaaaaataaacagtactgactgtaccatgaaaatttaCTGTACGTTTGTGaaataagtatataaatattaatatagcaacaattcataaatattaaagtaaataaaagatatacatacaAACCAAAAAGTCACACTCcgaattacaaataaaaatagggacatcaaaatgaataaaaaaaacaaacaaacaaaaaaacacttcaaataacacaacaaaatttgtcagttaTAGTATTTATatcgcctctagaggccactGTCGTACTGTACAATGACAGTGAACCCTAAGCCGCTCCCGCAATGATGCAactgggaaaaactatcggtgtggatttttgccgataaccgatagttccaatTAATCATCAAAATCGATCAATCAGACCTCAGTGCAATTTATACCATACCATATTTGAACTGAATTCACCAAtttataataatgagtctttattggtcaaaCATACATTAcatctggggcttgaacccccgaccttccgatcagtaacccagagccttaaccgctaagccaccactcaAACCAGTTCCGCTCTAATCCAAGGCTCTCCTGGATTGTCAAGCTCCTCACCCTATCACAGAGAATAAGCCCAGCGACCATGAGAAGGAACCTCATTTCCACCACCTGTACCCATGATCTTATTCTTTCATCTGCGATCCgagctcctgtttcatcaccaCATACCACGAAAGTGACTGGAACACTGCTGACCTGTGTCTCAATCTCACACTCAACTTTTCCATCACCTGTACAAAGATTATATCTGACAGATGGCTTGGGAACATGGAATATGTGGCTGGAGATAGACAGAGAAGTCTGGACTGAACTTCCTAGCAAGAAAAGCGAATGTACTGTATGAATCATAAATtaactaaatatttattcatcacTGATGTTAACTTATCACATATTTATACACAGCAATGCAATATACATATGTTAAAGACTTTGTTATGAtacttattattttgtttaaagatatttttaattttatttagtactgcccttcagaagctacataagatgtttacatgtttccaagaagaaaaaataacaatttacacgaTCAtattgttcaaaagtttacacccccggttcttaatgtattgtgttgccttcttgagcatcagtgaatgtttgcaccttttgtaaaaGTTGTTCCCTcaattgtcctcagtgtgaagaGACTGATCTCAATATCATGTAGCTGTTGGAAAgaagtcaaatatgcagaaaatgctggaaaaccaaagaattttggaggatggaggatttttctgaagaacagtgggcagtttaactgctcaagACAAACAACTGACtaatgaacaactatcacaaaacataaacacagtcgttgatcatccgggtaacaacacagtattaaaaatcaagggtatgtaaacttttgaactggttcatttgtgtaaattcagttattattgtgcctTGTGGacaatatgtaaacatttgttatgtgaaatagcttattcagggcagtactaaataaacaagaaaatctattattattattataattattattaataataaaatcttgcagattctgcaaggtgtacagtatgtagacttatgacctcaactgtatatgcTGTATGTCATGTGCATAGCTGGCTTTTACTGATGATAAGGCTTTGTCTCATGAAACAGTACAGCTGTGAATTACAGCAGCATTAAtgggattaaaaataaacaggaatTCACCACTAGAGGGCTCTGAAGGTgtacaaaaggaaaataaaatatagcattatgtatgtaaatactgatttttgaacaaaatcacacatcacacattacCTGATTCCAGAGTCTCATGGGAGTGTAAGAGGTCCCAGCTCTCTCTCGCCGTTCTGAAATGCTCCAACATCTCGGCCCAAGCTGGCATTTCAGTCATATTCACCAAAATGTGTCTTCCTCGTCCCTTACCTAGAGCGTCCTCATCATCAGAactctaaatacacacacacatacatatatacatacatatacatacatacacacacacacacatatattatatattttatatatatatatatatatatatatatatatatatatatacacagacacataaacaaaatgaaattatAAACAAAGTGATACTGGGCTAAATTTTCACTTTCTCCTTTATCATGTGCCCTATATGGTAACCCtcatatctttctttctctctctctctctctctctctctctctctctcaatctgatctctgtgactctcACCATGGTTTTCTCACGCCCGTCTGCAAGTTTGCgttttttgtgtgcatgttttccgCTTGGTCTCTCGGGCTCGATGTCATTAAACACACTCGAAAGATCCTCCACCAGAACCCATGGAGTCGAGCCCAGTGAGTTAtgacctgacacacacacacacacacacaaaatgaagtgTCAACTAAACTGCTATTTCATAAAACATTgttaactttatttaatttattattgcaTGTACTTTCTcctattatatttattgtattaacCTAACTGAActtaacatatacagtatacgtaCATACGCATGCACaaacaaatagacagacagacatagatatgcgcgcacacacacacacacacaccctgaaagAGAGAGGGCTGCACTGTGGAGATGTAGAAGTGTGCGCTGCGGAAGAGAACTAGCGTGGAACAGGTGACAATTTGGGCACAGCAGCGAGAGAAAGTCTCGCCCTCCAAACCAGGCAAATAGCGGCACAATTCCTTCACCCGCTGCAGTAGCTCCGAGTATGTCCTGTgtgaacgaacacacacacatgaaaacaaaagaactttTAATTAAGGCAGgccatttaaaaattttttacattttcaaatttgcagtttttttaTTCTGTGGTTGAATCTCAAATGGCGCTCTGTTGGGCATGTAGTGCACTAGGTCCTATAACACCATATAGGGAGCCTATAGAGTGATTCTGTAAAGCAAAATTAAATAACTCTTGCATGGATCAATAGACGGGGGTAACTGTAACTGACTGTTTACCTACAAAGCACAAGAGAGAGTTTGtactagctctctctctctccctctctctcacacacatactgcatTACCTGGTGCCCTTCTCTCCCTGCCACTCACACCTCAGCCCCATCGACCCAACAATCTCCAGCAGCCTCACCCACGGCTCCGCCACTAACGACGACTTCTCTGACAAGCCGTCAATCACGCCACGCTGGCCACGCCCCTTTCCGGGAGACTTAAGCCCCCCCCCTTCCTGAGGTCCTAAGAAATGAAGGGGACAAAAATTGTTACAGTAAAAAGAATGAAAGGTAAGGTTGTCATAGTTACAGGAACAAATTAAGATAAGGATGTGAGACTGTTGTCTGCCTCTAGGTGGAAAAATTTCAgaatttctgaataaattatatAGTAAATGGCAGGGTAAACATGTTCATCACTCCCCATGAATTTGTGTTTGgctggtgctttttttttaatgatgtcatCTTTCCACGCCTCATCAGAATATTCAACAGAATGACACTGTACTTTATTCTTAAAGCGTGTAGCTGTTACCAACCCGGTAACTGTGCATCTGCGCAGGGGCCTCGCGTCACATAGCCGATGTAAAACTCAGCCGCTTTGTGCATGTACTTGTGCAATAGACTGGCAGGAAGCCGCATCTCCATATTATTAATGATCAACGGCAGGACATCACATACTGAGAGAGGAACCAAGAGATGTCGttagttatatttaaaaaatatatattaatagttTTAAACAAGGAACGTACAAATAATGAAACTTGAATTAAGCTTCACAACTTTACCAAAGAGCAACACAGATAACCTATAAGTCCTGCTgctttaacaacaacaataaaaaaatcttgCAGATGGAAAGAAATGACATACCAAACAGTTTCCTGTAACAGTTGACTGGTGTGTCCAAGTCCTGCATGTTCTCCGCATCCAAGAGGGACTCTCCTAAACTCACCTGACATGTGAAGCAAATGAGAAGTCAAGGTTTTGACTTATTAAAACACAGAGTCCCAGTCTTTGTAATACTGATAAATGAACATAAAACTAAATTTTTTAAGAGGTTTAGAGTAGAGCCCTTTCAATCAATGATACTGTATACAGTGGCGTACCTCAATGGATgactttagaatttttttagaGAGGAAATTgtaaaattgaattttttttcagagatgaaattttaagattttatttttttcgagagtttttaaatgtttttacagCTCAAATTGTAAAATGTGATGTTTCTTGAGAGctgaaatggtaaaaaaaaatttttttgaggTGAACTTGTAGGATCGGATTTTTTTGAGAGCTGAAAGGTTTTTTTATAGAGCAGAGATTATAAGgattagaattttatttttagaacataattgtacaactgtaattttttttgagaCCTGAAATTccataataaaaaagtttttctgACAgctgaaattaattttttttttaattttgagaattgaaattgaaaatttGTAATTTGTTTGAAAGCTTAAattgacaaattggatttaTTCTTGAGAGCTAAAATTGTAAGATTGGAATTTCTTTGAGATCTGAAatttttaaacaagaaaagaaagttCTTTTTGAATGAGAAATTGTAACAATTTAAATTTTTAGAGGTGAAACTGTAggattggatttgttttaaagctcaaattcaggtttttttttttttttaacatttacattttttgagaGCTCAAAATTGTAAAACTGAAATTTTTTAAGAGTTGAAATTGTAAAATTCTAATTATTCTGAGAGGTgaaattgtaaaaatgtaaatttgttGAGAGCTAAAATTGTAACTTTGGACATTTCTGAGAGCCGAGATTATAAAATTGCTTAAaaatttcagttgcttttgctATGTCAGTGTTTGATAATATGCTGCTTTATACGTTATATATAAAGCATGAAGTATGATAGAGAACTGATTTAAAATATGGTCTAttagatataaataaaacagttactgGTAGTACACTCAGCCTCGACTGTGCAGATCTGCTGAACTTCTAAGAAAGTTTTGATCCATATTGttattatgttttaattaaaacgtgtgtgtgtgtgtgtgtgtgtgtgtgtatgtgtggggaaTGCTTGCTTACCCCGTGCTGTACCACAGACTCTGGGAATCtcttcagcagcagcaggtgCATCTCTGCTTTCTCCAGAGTGTTAAAACACTGTTCAGTGGCTTTCAAAAGCATCTGACACTGCACAGGGCCTGGTAGAGTCTCAAACACACCTACAAACACAGTTAAAATTCTCACACTGCGCAGAGGCTGACCACATCCTAAACACACCAATACgcacaaatacacacctttGAGGAACTGTGCATGCTTGTCCTGGCTGTCGTTCCTCAATGCTGCTGTGATTACACTGATCTCACGCCACACCACTGGCTGCTCCGGGAAATTAATAAATCTGTTCAATGCAAATTAAACTCAACGATCAACGTCAGCGTCACGCTGGAGTCGTACTGCAGTATAGCACACATCCTTTTTATACGTGATATTATTAAAGaaagtttaatatacacatgAATTATTGCAGTGCAGGTGCCTCTGTCTTTAAGActctcccatggtggaaaacgtactgactgttataaagccttgacactggagacgcctTTGATTAATGTCCTCCTTAGAGGACAATTATAcgcttttctttgttaaataattgtTCATTACTATGAGGTTTAGtctatgtggagcgtccaccatacaagtatctgtgaatgtgttgttattattgaaaCAATCCGGTATTAGGACTATAGCAGCGCTGGGTCATAAAATCTTATAAAAGTGTGTATAAATGGAACCTGGGACATGAAACTTCTCTGGTGGTTTGGATAACACAAATAGATATAGCTTTATAAGTGGACAGatctgattttgtgtgtgtggtttttttttccatgagcgTTATTCACTCACATGTCGTAGAGCAGTCTGCCAGCCGAAGAGGTCCTCTCTGCATTGCGCTCAATCATGTACATCTCATACTGCAAAAGATGGGGAGCAAGAAAAGCAAAGTGAAGACTGTTGCACTAAATCATAGCGACACAGCTTGGAAGATCAGATTACTTGAACTGTGGTCGAGGATTTAATTTTTCTCCTGAGCAGGAACATCACCACACTGTGCTGGACTCTGGACATCTAGACAATACAAACTACTCATGCTGCTACACTGTATCATCAGCTTTCTTGTTGAATATCTCAAGGATCCCTGCCAATAGACTTATAAATATCTATGCCTGTTAATTCATACTCTATATAGTGCATTTAAAtatcgttttgtttgtttgttgacagaaaaataatgcataaatccATGACAAGGCCgtatgtgaatgtatgtgaaacacttcaggatatgctgttataggaaaataatcaatgatgaaGTTGTGTAATATGGCCTGACATGACGCAcagtcactgttaccaccccaaagttgattattttcctgtaaccgcACACCCTGAAAAGTTTTTCCCCCCCTTATACAGCAGCATTTTGccaaacaatttttttcatttattaggAAACACGgcgtgctttttatccatttcatgCTGTAGAACGTCTGTGAAGCAAGATTCTGTTATCATTTGTGTTattgtagctataaacagtcggtcgttccctcacctcacccccccccacccccccgaaagacaaaaaaaatgcagcttgtcctTTTACCAATAAACTGTTATGTCCTCGGTCATGAAGAcgttcccatggtggaaaaccgATTGAcctttacaaagtgctgacaccagAGACTCTTTCCATCCTTCTAAATGCACCACAATAATCAACGATTATCCATTGATTAACATCAATTTgctaaacataaacatttttaaatccattcGGTATTAGTCTTCGCTTATGTGGAATGTCTGCCTTAGAAGTTACTGcaaatgagttgttactatataaacaaaaatgtattatgagaattacagccagcactactgtcagagtttcTGACCAAACAGATATGATCATTCAccagctctgtggtataaaaaaatataaaataaaatgaacattacTTCCATTAGGCTTAATGTATATGACACAGGCAAGACGTTTGGTGTTCACACTAGTTGCACACTaggttgccagtt
This genomic interval from Ictalurus furcatus strain D&B chromosome 2, Billie_1.0, whole genome shotgun sequence contains the following:
- the ints10 gene encoding integrator complex subunit 10 isoform X3, producing MSAQGDCDFLVKRARELVPEDPWAAKAWLITARTLYPADFNIQYEMYMIERNAERTSSAGRLLYDIFINFPEQPVVWREISVITAALRNDSQDKHAQFLKGVFETLPGPVQCQMLLKATEQCFNTLEKAEMHLLLLKRFPESVVQHGVSLGESLLDAENMQDLDTPVNCYRKLFVCDVLPLIINNMEMRLPASLLHKYMHKAAEFYIGYVTRGPCADAQLPGPQEGGGLKSPGKGRGQRGVIDGLSEKSSLVAEPWVRLLEIVGSMGLRCEWQGEKGTRTYSELLQRVKELCRYLPGLEGETFSRCCAQIVTCSTLVLFRSAHFYISTVQPSLFQGHNSLGSTPWVLVEDLSSVFNDIEPERPSGKHAHKKRKLADGREKTMSSDDEDALGKGRGRHILVNMTEMPAWAEMLEHFRTARESWDLLHSHETLESEYNKICAAWKTESWLWFRIFLTDMIMYQGHYRKALSSLMQLSSLQPQQSQNTHPSASSLETHRALIQQASCHYALGEYRLACEKLLEVVSGLVPQNQEATKSSEEQNRGRNKAKKGNDLRLIPCTSKDILPFCLQLMLACFKLRAFTEGNRDDLSLGHVIVLLQHDWPQGETLFLKAVDKICDQGSFQYENFFNYVTNIDMLEEFAYLRTTEGGRVQLELLPNQGMLIKNPSPALGVELNTLLLPGAQKADRHHTVTRGITKGVKEDFRLAMERQVSRCGENLLSVLHRFCINEKIILIQSLP
- the ints10 gene encoding integrator complex subunit 10 isoform X2; its protein translation is MLLKATEQCFNTLEKAEMHLLLLKRFPESVVQHGVSLGESLLDAENMQDLDTPVNCYRKLFVCDVLPLIINNMEMRLPASLLHKYMHKAAEFYIGYVTRGPCADAQLPGPQEGGGLKSPGKGRGQRGVIDGLSEKSSLVAEPWVRLLEIVGSMGLRCEWQGEKGTRTYSELLQRVKELCRYLPGLEGETFSRCCAQIVTCSTLVLFRSAHFYISTVQPSLFQGHNSLGSTPWVLVEDLSSVFNDIEPERPSGKHAHKKRKLADGREKTMSSDDEDALGKGRGRHILVNMTEMPAWAEMLEHFRTARESWDLLHSHETLESEYNKICAAWKTESWLWFRIFLTDMIMYQGHYRKALSSLMQLSSLQPQQSQNTHPSASSLETHRALIQQASCHYALGEYRLACEKLLEVVSGLVPQNQEATKSSEEQNRGRNKAKKGNDLRLIPCTSKDILPFCLQLMLACFKLRAFTEGNRDDLSLGHVIVLLQHDWPQGETLFLKAVDKICDQGSFQYENFFNYVTNIDMLEEFAYLRTTEGGRVQLELLPNQGMLIKHHTVTRGITKGVKEDFRLAMERQVSRCGENLLSVLHRFCINEKIILIQSLP
- the ints10 gene encoding integrator complex subunit 10 isoform X1, whose protein sequence is MSAQGDCDFLVKRARELVPEDPWAAKAWLITARTLYPADFNIQYEMYMIERNAERTSSAGRLLYDIFINFPEQPVVWREISVITAALRNDSQDKHAQFLKGVFETLPGPVQCQMLLKATEQCFNTLEKAEMHLLLLKRFPESVVQHGVSLGESLLDAENMQDLDTPVNCYRKLFVCDVLPLIINNMEMRLPASLLHKYMHKAAEFYIGYVTRGPCADAQLPGPQEGGGLKSPGKGRGQRGVIDGLSEKSSLVAEPWVRLLEIVGSMGLRCEWQGEKGTRTYSELLQRVKELCRYLPGLEGETFSRCCAQIVTCSTLVLFRSAHFYISTVQPSLFQGHNSLGSTPWVLVEDLSSVFNDIEPERPSGKHAHKKRKLADGREKTMSSDDEDALGKGRGRHILVNMTEMPAWAEMLEHFRTARESWDLLHSHETLESEYNKICAAWKTESWLWFRIFLTDMIMYQGHYRKALSSLMQLSSLQPQQSQNTHPSASSLETHRALIQQASCHYALGEYRLACEKLLEVVSGLVPQNQEATKSSEEQNRGRNKAKKGNDLRLIPCTSKDILPFCLQLMLACFKLRAFTEGNRDDLSLGHVIVLLQHDWPQGETLFLKAVDKICDQGSFQYENFFNYVTNIDMLEEFAYLRTTEGGRVQLELLPNQGMLIKHHTVTRGITKGVKEDFRLAMERQVSRCGENLLSVLHRFCINEKIILIQSLP